ACTTGGGCCAAGATGTCTGGCTAAAAATTCATTACTCATAATGGATAAAATATTTCAATAAATTTAAGGGCTAAATTTTATCTGATTAGAGGTTTGTTTTCCTTGTAAAAAATAAGGCTTATAAACACCTTTTCAAAAAGACGCTTATTACCCTGGCGGCCAAGTCAGTGCTCGCCCACCTAGACAATGAAGATGAATATGATAAACCGTTTGCCCGCCTTGTTCATTACAATTCATCACCACACGATAACCCTCATCAGCAAAACCTAACTTTTTAGCAATACAACTTGCTGTTAATGTTAGTTTGCCTAACAACTGCGCATCATCAGCATTATTTAAAGTTTTAATGTGTGTTTTTGGAATGACTAAAAAATGATGGGGTGCTTGTGGATTCATATCATGAAAAGCAAGAACATCTTCATCTTCATAGATTTTATTGACTGGAATGTCACCATTAACCATTTTACAAAATAAACAATCAGTCATAAAAAGTAAAAAGTAAAAAGTAAAAAGTAAAAAGTAAAAAGTAAAAAGTAAATTTTATTTTATCCTCATTTAACAAATGCACAAACCGCTTTTCTTAGTAATCTATATTAATAAATATTAATATAAATCAGTTGAATTAAATACTTTAAAATACACATCTTCAAATAATTTTTTTTGATAAGCACAAAACATATCAAAACAAAATAAGCCGACAAATAAAGAGATTCAAAGCACTACTTATTATATGTGCGCTTGTCGTTGCGGCATTAATGTTACGATTGAAAATGGTGAAATTCGCTATATTGAAGGTAACCCAAACCACCCTTTAAACAAAGGTGTGATTTGTACCAAAGGTTCAGCTGGCATTATGAAACAATACTCGCCTGCGCGCTTAACCAAGCCACTTAAAAGAAAAGAAGGTGCGCAACGTGGCGAGTCACAATTTGAAGCAATTGAATGGGATGAGGCTTGTGAGATTATGGAAAAACGCCTGTCCCACATTCGCACAACAGACCCTAAAAAGTTTACTTTATTTACAGGTTGTGACCAAATGCAGGCCTTAACAGGGCTATTTGCCAAACAATATGACACGCCAAATTATGCCACCCACGGTGGATCTTGCTTGGTCAATATGGCAGCTGGCATGATTTATACCATTAGTGGTTCGTTTGGGAGTTCGGTGGTCCAGATTTGGAAAGGGCAAAACTCTTTATTATGATTAGTACAGCTGAGGATCACCACTCCAATCCAATGAAGATTGAGATGAGTAAATTTAAACGCAATGGCGGTAAATTTATTTCAATCAACCCAGTGCGCACTGGCTATTCTGCCATTTCTGATGAGTGAATACCTATCAAACCAGGCACTAATGTTATGGCAATTAATCATGAATTAATCAAGCAAGGTTTGTTTGATCGTGAATTTTTAATTAAATATACCAAATCGCTGCCGAGTTAGTCAATATAAATGGAGACAGTGATGATTTAATCCTACCTGACACCACCTACTT
This Abyssogena phaseoliformis symbiont OG214 DNA region includes the following protein-coding sequences:
- a CDS encoding histidine triad nucleotide-binding protein codes for the protein MTDCLFCKMVNGDIPVNKIYEDEDVLAFHDMNPQAPHHFLVIPKTHIKTLNNADDAQLLGKLTLTASCIAKKLGFADEGYRVVMNCNEQGGQTVYHIHLHCLGGRALTWPPG